The Ascaphus truei isolate aAscTru1 chromosome 11, aAscTru1.hap1, whole genome shotgun sequence genome includes a window with the following:
- the LOC142463058 gene encoding uncharacterized protein LOC142463058, translating to MPVLQLIGCLRVKREMLVNIEQEEDLCVSARRGTREIPANIYTGYGSMNVCNKEKSPSSAHSEKWKRKDRVILQHCHKEENNYISYIPNNTNLWSSARNFSEELNSCERHNLTLTHVYTARECMGSQCIPAHTANANTETSQIQTSNSAKCSEHDKNWSEKTVSAIQHTEYNLYTCTECEKSYTQSSALVRHQRIHTGEKLYACNECEKSFVQRSNLLKHQRTHTGERPYTCTECGKSFIHSSDLVIHQRVHTGENPYACMKCGKSYTQSANLVRHQRTHTGEKPYSCNECGKCFAQRSNLVKHERIHTGERPYACAECGKSFSQRSHLVKHQRVHAREKFYTCSECGITFSHRLSLVTHQRTHIGEMPYACIVCRKSFSTSKSLAIHMRTHSGEKPYTCFECGKSFIDTSVLVRHQRTHTGEKPYTCAVCGKRFAQRSNLVRHKRTHTITETRGVEKCSLV from the exons ATGCCAGTCCTTCAACTCATTGG CTGTCTCCGTGTGAAGCGTGAGATGCTGGTGAATATTGAGCAAGAGGAGGATCTGTGTGTAAGTGCTCGCCGGGGCACAAGGGAAATCCCTGCAAATATTTATACAG GGTATGGGTCCATGAATGTGTGTAACAAAGAAAAATCACCCTCCTCAGCTCACTCAGAAAAGTGGAAAAGGAAAGACAGAGTCATTCTCCAACATTGTcataaagaagaaaataattacatttCTTACATACCAAACAACACCAATCTTTGGAGTTCTGCCAGAAACTTCTCAGAAGAATTGAATTCATGTGAAAGACATAATCTCACACTTACCCATGTGTATACTGCAAGAGAATGTATGGGGTCACAATGTATACCTGCTCATACGGCAAATGCGAATACAGAAACTTCACAAATACAAACAAGCAACAGTGCAAAGTGCAGTGAACATGATAAAAACTGGTCTGAAAAAACAGTATCTGCTATTCAGCACACTGAATATAACTTGTATACATGTACTGAGTGTGAGAAAAGCTATACACAGAGCTCAGCCCTTGTTAGACACCAGAGAatccacacaggagagaagctgTATGCATGCAatgaatgtgagaaaagctttGTTCAACGATCAAATCTTCTTAAACatcagagaacacacacaggggaaagaCCATACACTTGTAcggaatgtgggaaaagctttattCATAGTTCAGATCTTGTTATACACCAACGAGTCCACACAGGGGAGAATCCATACGCCTGCATGAAGTGTGGAAAAAGCTACACTCAGAGCGCAAATCTTGTTAGGCaccagagaacacacacaggagagaaaccatatTCTTGCAATGAATGTGGAAAATGCTTTGCTCAGAGGTCGAATCTAGTTAAACATGAGAGAATCCACACAGGCGAGAGACCATATGCTTGtgctgaatgtgggaaaagcttttctcagCGCTCAcatcttgttaaacatcagagaGTTCATGCAAGAGAGAAGTTTTATACCTGCTCAGAATGTGGAATAACATTCAGTCACCGTTTATCCCTTGTAACACATCAAAGAACCCACATAGGAGAAATGCCATATGCATGTATTGTTTGCAGAAAAAGCTTTTCGACAAGCAAATCTCTTGCTATACATATGAGAACCCATTCAGGGGAGAAGCCGTATACCTGttttgaatgtgggaaaagcttcattgACACCTCTGTTCTTGTCAGGCACCAGAGAacccacacaggagagaagccttaTACTTGCGCTGTATGTGGAAAAAGATTTGCTCAACGGTCAAACCTTGTGAGGCATAAGAGAACCCACACAATTACAGAAACAAGAGGAGTAGAGAAATGCAGTCTGGTGTAG